From the uncultured Methanobrevibacter sp. genome, one window contains:
- the aspS gene encoding aspartate--tRNA(Asn) ligase: MQGLLNDWRRTNYANQCNSEIAGSDVTVMGWVHEIRDFGGIMFVILRDVTGRVQITAPSKKVDEKIMEELRELRKESVVAIKGMAQEAPKAPNGVEILPKEVKVLNLANQPLPMDPTEKVKAGIDTRLDSRFLDIRKENVSAIFKIKGQMFHTIRDFFYDNGFFEINTPKLVASATEGGTELFPIIYFEKEAFLGQSPQLYKQMMMASGMDKVFEIGQIFRAEEHDTLRHLNEAVSIDAEASFMDDEDVMNILNDMLVNVITDINNNCADELEILGHEIEVPQKRFPHVTYDEALEIVNAGDVEMEWGEDLSREAEKVLGDAMGGFYFLTEWPSEIKPFYVMPKEGDEKYSHAFDLMYNNLELSSGATRVHQHDLLVKQIEERGLNPDGFGSYLKAFEYGMPPHAGWGVGADRLTMVLTGAENIRECVLFPRDRHRLTP; the protein is encoded by the coding sequence TTGCAAGGTTTATTAAACGATTGGAGAAGAACTAACTACGCTAACCAATGCAATTCCGAAATTGCAGGCAGTGATGTTACTGTAATGGGTTGGGTACATGAAATCCGTGATTTCGGTGGAATCATGTTCGTTATCCTCCGTGATGTGACCGGTAGAGTTCAAATAACTGCTCCAAGCAAAAAAGTTGACGAAAAAATTATGGAAGAATTAAGAGAATTAAGAAAAGAATCAGTTGTTGCAATTAAAGGTATGGCTCAGGAAGCTCCTAAAGCTCCAAATGGTGTTGAAATTTTACCAAAAGAAGTTAAAGTTCTAAACTTAGCTAACCAACCTTTACCAATGGATCCAACTGAAAAAGTTAAAGCTGGAATTGATACAAGATTAGATTCAAGATTCTTGGATATCAGAAAAGAAAATGTTTCAGCTATTTTCAAAATTAAAGGTCAAATGTTCCATACCATAAGAGATTTCTTCTATGATAATGGATTTTTTGAAATTAACACTCCTAAACTTGTAGCATCCGCTACTGAAGGAGGAACAGAATTATTCCCGATTATCTACTTTGAAAAAGAAGCATTTTTAGGCCAATCTCCACAATTGTACAAACAGATGATGATGGCTAGTGGAATGGATAAAGTATTTGAAATCGGTCAAATTTTCAGAGCAGAAGAGCATGATACCTTAAGACACTTAAATGAAGCTGTTTCCATCGATGCTGAAGCTTCATTCATGGATGATGAAGATGTAATGAACATCTTAAATGACATGCTCGTTAATGTAATTACCGATATCAACAATAACTGTGCCGATGAATTGGAAATCTTAGGTCATGAAATTGAAGTTCCGCAAAAAAGATTCCCACACGTAACTTACGATGAAGCTTTAGAAATCGTAAATGCCGGTGATGTTGAAATGGAATGGGGAGAAGACTTATCCCGTGAAGCTGAAAAAGTTTTAGGAGATGCTATGGGCGGATTTTATTTCTTAACTGAATGGCCATCTGAAATCAAACCGTTCTATGTAATGCCTAAGGAAGGAGACGAAAAATACTCTCACGCTTTCGATTTAATGTACAATAACCTTGAATTGTCTTCAGGTGCTACCCGTGTACACCAGCACGATTTACTTGTAAAACAAATCGAAGAAAGAGGATTAAACCCGGACGGATTTGGAAGCTATCTTAAAGCATTTGAATACGGTATGCCTCCTCATGCAGGTTGGGGTGTAGGTGCTGACAGGTTAACCATGGTACTTACCGGCGCTGAAAACATCCGTGAATGTGTACTCTTCCCAAGAGACAGACACAGACTAACCCCTTAA
- a CDS encoding aminoacetone oxidase family FAD-binding enzyme, which translates to MDEYEIAVIGGGPAGIMAAIAASQNSSNVILLEKNSSLGRKLLMSGGGRCNITNQKPIKKLLNVYPQKNFLKHSFFTFTNEMLLSIFEDKGLNFIEEDDNRIFPESEKSKDVLNILTDYLDSVVISYNLEVKSIERGFIINDNIKADKVIVATGGITYPQTGCSPDNYFLTSQPVTDIKYGLAPLITKKDLSSIAGITLFDVVVSYKKHKVKGNVLFSHVGLTGPAIINLSNEISEVLTYNLLENEPKLDFEIAIDLCPNLSRDDLHEKFNSDFQLKGKTMLKNYLKMFLTNSFIEFFLNEINLDGELQLSRVNKKSKNRLIENLKRFTFEITDFNKDLAKVTIGGVDLDNINPKTMESTLIPNLYFAGEVLDLHGPTGGYNLKIAFSTGYLAGMSASEK; encoded by the coding sequence ATGGATGAATATGAGATAGCTGTTATTGGCGGAGGTCCTGCAGGAATCATGGCGGCTATTGCTGCCAGTCAAAATTCCTCAAATGTGATATTGCTTGAGAAAAACTCCTCTTTGGGACGAAAGCTTCTTATGAGCGGAGGTGGAAGATGCAATATTACAAACCAAAAACCAATTAAAAAGCTATTGAATGTTTATCCTCAAAAAAACTTTTTAAAACACTCTTTTTTTACATTTACAAATGAAATGTTACTCTCAATTTTTGAAGATAAGGGATTGAATTTCATTGAAGAAGATGATAACAGAATATTTCCCGAAAGTGAAAAATCCAAAGATGTCTTAAATATTTTAACTGATTATCTTGATAGTGTTGTTATAAGTTATAACTTAGAAGTTAAAAGTATCGAAAGGGGATTTATTATAAATGATAATATAAAGGCAGATAAGGTTATTGTCGCAACTGGAGGAATTACCTATCCTCAGACCGGCTGCAGTCCTGACAACTATTTTTTAACCTCACAGCCTGTAACCGATATAAAATATGGTCTTGCTCCATTAATCACTAAAAAAGATCTCTCATCCATTGCGGGAATTACTCTTTTTGATGTGGTTGTAAGTTATAAGAAACATAAAGTGAAAGGCAATGTTTTGTTTTCTCATGTTGGCCTGACCGGTCCGGCAATCATAAATTTAAGCAATGAAATTTCAGAAGTTTTAACTTATAACTTATTAGAAAACGAACCAAAACTAGACTTTGAAATAGCTATTGATTTGTGCCCGAATTTATCACGTGATGATTTGCACGAAAAGTTTAACAGCGATTTTCAGCTTAAGGGAAAAACAATGCTTAAAAATTATCTGAAGATGTTTCTGACAAACAGTTTCATTGAATTCTTTTTAAACGAGATAAATTTGGATGGTGAACTGCAGCTGTCAAGAGTCAACAAAAAAAGTAAAAATCGTCTGATTGAAAATTTAAAAAGGTTTACATTTGAAATAACAGATTTCAATAAGGATTTGGCAAAAGTTACAATTGGCGGTGTTGATTTGGATAATATTAATCCAAAAACAATGGAGTCAACATTAATCCCCAACCTATATTTTGCAGGGGAAGTTTTGGATTTGCACGGTCCTACCGGTGGCTATAACTTAAAAATCGCTTTTTCAACAGGTTATCTTGCGGGAATGTCTGCCAGTGAAAAATAA
- a CDS encoding nitroreductase, whose amino-acid sequence MNKTIEDLKTRRSIRKFKDEQITDEELKIILETGTYAPTARGLQSPKIVVIQNPETIKEFSEWNRSYFPMEMPEDMDPFYGAKTLLIVLADSEIPTYVEDGSSVLTVLVNAAHAIGVGSCWIHRAREEFASEKGKGLLKECGIPESYEGIGHVVLGYPDMEAPEPLPRKEDYIHYVD is encoded by the coding sequence ATGAACAAAACAATAGAAGATTTAAAAACAAGAAGAAGCATACGTAAATTTAAAGACGAACAGATAACCGACGAAGAGTTAAAAATAATTCTAGAAACAGGAACATATGCCCCAACTGCAAGAGGCCTTCAATCTCCTAAAATTGTAGTTATTCAAAATCCTGAAACCATCAAGGAGTTTTCAGAATGGAACAGAAGTTATTTCCCAATGGAAATGCCTGAAGATATGGATCCGTTCTATGGTGCAAAAACACTGCTGATTGTTCTTGCAGACAGTGAAATTCCAACATATGTTGAAGACGGCTCAAGCGTTTTGACTGTTTTAGTTAATGCAGCTCATGCAATCGGTGTTGGCAGCTGCTGGATTCACAGAGCACGTGAGGAATTTGCATCCGAGAAAGGAAAAGGATTGCTGAAAGAATGTGGAATTCCTGAAAGTTATGAAGGAATCGGCCACGTTGTTTTAGGATATCCGGATATGGAAGCACCTGAACCATTACCAAGAAAAGAAGACTACATCCACTATGTGGATTAA
- a CDS encoding MATE family efflux transporter — MGKTENIEMITGDPKKAINKLSFPIIGSMFLILVNNIIDSIWVAGLGADPLAALGYITPLFMILVGFGNGIGAGGNSLISRYIGAEDKASANNAAIHNLILSLIFSLVVSAIFLAFMKPMLIMMGASSVINYAMDYGFIIFVGTFGLLMPPIVGGAFRAEGDIKRATIPIALAAIINMILDPIFIYLLGMGIKGAALATVLGPLISLLVMLYWIFVKKDTYLSYNRKDFHNDLGMYKDILVVGIPASLEQLVLSVLTIFVNYMLTIVSGPVSVAVYTAGWRIINIGMVPAIGVGTAAISVSGVAFGAKKYENLRIVARYAVKVALIASIIVCIILYVFSNQIALAFSYSESSSQLAPLIANFLQIMCLFILYVPFGASAGNVFQGVGKGTISFFLTAFREFILVLIFAYLLGFTFNMGEFGIYCGMLLGGGIGSLICYACIELYINKLIKNQKNEV; from the coding sequence ATGGGAAAAACTGAAAATATTGAAATGATAACAGGAGATCCTAAAAAAGCCATCAACAAACTGTCATTTCCAATCATTGGAAGTATGTTTTTAATTTTAGTAAATAATATCATTGACAGTATTTGGGTAGCAGGACTAGGTGCAGACCCTTTGGCCGCTCTGGGATACATTACTCCACTTTTTATGATTTTAGTCGGATTTGGAAATGGAATAGGAGCAGGAGGCAACTCCCTAATTTCACGATACATCGGTGCAGAAGATAAGGCCTCAGCAAATAATGCCGCAATCCACAACCTCATTTTAAGCTTAATATTTTCATTAGTCGTCTCAGCAATCTTTCTGGCATTTATGAAGCCTATGCTCATTATGATGGGTGCAAGCAGTGTAATTAACTATGCAATGGACTATGGATTTATCATATTTGTTGGAACATTTGGACTTTTAATGCCCCCAATCGTAGGAGGAGCATTCAGAGCAGAGGGAGACATCAAAAGAGCAACAATACCAATAGCTCTGGCTGCAATAATCAACATGATTCTAGACCCAATATTCATCTATCTTTTAGGAATGGGAATAAAGGGAGCAGCATTGGCAACAGTACTGGGACCTCTTATAAGTTTACTTGTAATGCTTTACTGGATATTTGTCAAAAAGGACACATACCTTTCCTATAACCGTAAAGATTTCCACAATGACCTTGGAATGTATAAGGATATTTTAGTTGTAGGTATTCCGGCAAGCTTAGAACAGTTAGTGCTTTCAGTTTTAACAATATTTGTAAACTACATGCTTACAATAGTGTCAGGACCGGTATCAGTGGCCGTCTATACAGCCGGCTGGAGAATAATTAACATTGGAATGGTTCCGGCAATAGGGGTTGGAACTGCAGCAATTTCAGTTTCAGGAGTTGCATTCGGAGCAAAAAAATACGAAAACTTAAGAATAGTAGCAAGATATGCAGTTAAAGTAGCTCTGATAGCTTCAATAATCGTTTGCATAATATTATATGTCTTTTCAAATCAGATTGCACTTGCATTTTCATATTCCGAGTCCAGTTCACAACTGGCCCCATTAATTGCTAATTTCCTGCAGATAATGTGCTTATTCATATTATACGTTCCTTTTGGAGCAAGTGCGGGAAATGTGTTCCAGGGTGTTGGAAAAGGAACAATATCATTTTTCCTAACAGCATTCAGAGAATTCATACTTGTGTTAATTTTTGCATACCTTTTAGGATTTACATTCAATATGGGCGAATTCGGAATTTACTGCGGAATGCTTTTAGGCGGCGGAATCGGTTCTCTAATATGTTATGCATGTATTGAACTCTACATCAATAAATTAATAAAAAATCAGAAAAATGAAGTTTGA
- a CDS encoding signal peptidase I has translation MDIDFKEIASYAIILIIVLIAAQHLNVVVSGSMEPAFYRGDIVLVQKADFLGLHEFDPKDVKVGDVVVYDAAWYNQPVIHRVINITNINGTTMYMIKGDNNNAPDPYYVKADQINEKVVTLGDNLIVIPKVGYLSLWLRGL, from the coding sequence ATGGATATAGACTTTAAAGAAATAGCATCTTATGCAATTATTCTTATTATAGTGTTGATTGCCGCTCAGCACTTGAATGTAGTAGTTTCTGGCAGTATGGAACCTGCGTTTTACAGAGGAGATATTGTTCTAGTTCAAAAAGCGGATTTTCTAGGCCTTCATGAATTCGATCCTAAGGATGTTAAAGTAGGTGATGTGGTTGTTTATGATGCGGCATGGTATAACCAGCCTGTTATTCACAGGGTAATAAACATTACAAATATCAACGGAACTACGATGTATATGATTAAGGGGGACAATAACAATGCTCCCGATCCCTATTATGTAAAGGCAGATCAGATTAATGAGAAGGTAGTCACACTTGGAGATAATTTGATTGTCATTCCAAAAGTTGGTTATCTTTCCCTATGGTTAAGAGGTTTATGA
- the argS gene encoding arginine--tRNA ligase, whose protein sequence is MYFEIEKQAIDAINKALDKYDEEIDRNFRLDFPPNPELGDLASTIAFALTKKLKTSPPEVAKDLVDKIEVPEIFSKVQNFGPYVNFFIDYSKFSKLLLEKVDENYGQLPAYDEKIVLEHTSANPNGPLHIGHIRNSIFGDSLTRLLRLAGRDVITQYYVNDMGRQIAIIVCGITECGLKIEDYEGDKIDHKIGKLYFDANKAVEEDETLNAKVDELIQKYEEGSDEELNKVFEDVVSKCISGMKESLLRMNIVHDDFVWEGQFVRNGEVDELVHFIQREGFTRENDVLYIDLTDFNIEKEFVLRRSNGTSLYSTRDLAYHKYKATLGDTVLDILGSDHKLAAKQIKIIFEEILRQEAPEVIFYEFITLPEGSMSTRKGKFVSVDELIDEAVLRAHDEIKSRNPDLSEEEIAPMAEEIGVGAIRFFIAKLSPEKHLTFKWDEALSFERGCASIQYAHARACKLLEKSGKDIASLKVADDWIPNDAEQDLIRQIAKFPQVVEDCANKKRVHNITQYCQDLAGSFNKFYKSEQVIGSEIEDTRLILVDRAKTTIKNALDILGVSAPQKM, encoded by the coding sequence ATGTATTTTGAAATTGAAAAACAAGCTATTGACGCTATTAACAAGGCATTAGATAAATATGATGAAGAAATTGACAGGAATTTTAGATTAGATTTCCCACCAAACCCTGAATTGGGGGATTTGGCAAGTACCATAGCTTTTGCTTTAACTAAAAAATTAAAAACTTCTCCTCCGGAAGTTGCAAAGGATTTAGTTGACAAAATAGAAGTTCCTGAAATTTTCTCCAAAGTCCAGAACTTTGGTCCTTATGTAAATTTCTTCATTGACTATTCAAAATTCTCTAAATTGTTATTGGAAAAAGTTGATGAAAATTATGGTCAGCTTCCAGCTTATGATGAAAAAATTGTATTGGAACATACTTCAGCAAATCCTAATGGTCCTCTTCACATAGGACACATCAGGAACTCAATTTTTGGAGATTCACTTACAAGACTATTAAGATTAGCAGGAAGAGATGTCATAACTCAATATTATGTTAATGATATGGGAAGACAGATTGCTATTATCGTATGCGGTATAACTGAATGCGGCCTGAAAATTGAAGACTACGAAGGCGATAAGATTGACCATAAAATCGGAAAACTCTACTTCGATGCAAATAAGGCCGTTGAAGAAGATGAAACATTGAATGCTAAAGTGGATGAATTAATCCAAAAATATGAGGAAGGTTCTGATGAAGAATTAAATAAAGTCTTTGAAGACGTTGTGTCCAAATGTATTTCAGGAATGAAAGAATCACTTTTAAGAATGAATATTGTGCACGATGACTTTGTCTGGGAAGGTCAGTTTGTCAGAAACGGTGAAGTCGATGAACTTGTACATTTCATCCAAAGAGAAGGTTTCACCCGTGAAAATGATGTATTATACATTGATTTGACTGACTTTAACATTGAAAAAGAGTTTGTTTTACGCCGTTCCAATGGAACATCACTTTATTCCACTCGTGATTTGGCTTATCATAAATACAAAGCTACTTTAGGCGATACTGTTCTTGATATTTTAGGTTCAGACCATAAATTGGCTGCAAAACAAATCAAAATTATTTTTGAAGAAATCTTAAGACAGGAAGCTCCTGAAGTAATCTTTTATGAATTCATTACACTTCCTGAAGGTTCAATGTCAACCAGAAAAGGAAAATTTGTATCTGTTGATGAATTGATAGATGAAGCAGTTTTAAGGGCACATGATGAAATCAAATCAAGAAATCCTGATTTGTCTGAAGAAGAAATTGCACCAATGGCTGAAGAAATTGGTGTGGGTGCTATAAGATTCTTCATTGCAAAATTATCTCCTGAAAAACACTTGACATTCAAATGGGATGAAGCTTTAAGCTTTGAGAGAGGCTGTGCTTCAATTCAATATGCACATGCAAGAGCATGCAAATTACTTGAAAAATCAGGTAAAGACATTGCCAGTCTGAAAGTTGCTGATGACTGGATTCCTAATGATGCAGAACAGGATTTAATCAGACAAATAGCTAAATTCCCACAGGTAGTTGAGGATTGTGCCAACAAGAAAAGAGTTCACAATATCACACAGTACTGTCAAGATTTAGCCGGTTCATTCAACAAGTTCTACAAATCAGAACAAGTAATCGGATCTGAAATAGAAGATACAAGATTAATTTTAGTTGACAGGGCTAAAACTACTATAAAAAATGCTTTAGATATTTTAGGTGTCTCTGCACCTCAAAAAATGTAG
- a CDS encoding cobalt-precorrin-8 methylmutase: protein MTDKMFMGASTKQGLDIANKSREIIRGLIGDDVKDLKPIERDIVERIVHSTADPEYAKLVKMSPDFVDAAMASLKNKETILTDINMVKYGITRYEGEVECYIKNEEVVKIAKEHQITRAAAAMRYAAQNDFEGIVVSGNAPTAVFEAMDLYQKGEMNLKAIVGVPVGFVGAADSKEALHNSNIPNIIVEGPKGGTPIAVACVNSLIQHL, encoded by the coding sequence ATGACAGACAAAATGTTCATGGGTGCATCAACTAAACAAGGTCTCGATATTGCCAACAAAAGTAGAGAGATTATCCGTGGCCTTATTGGTGATGATGTCAAAGATTTGAAACCTATAGAAAGAGACATCGTTGAAAGGATTGTTCATTCAACTGCAGATCCTGAATATGCAAAATTAGTGAAAATGAGTCCTGATTTTGTAGATGCAGCTATGGCGTCCCTTAAAAATAAAGAAACTATTTTAACTGATATTAACATGGTTAAATATGGTATTACAAGGTATGAGGGTGAAGTTGAATGTTATATCAAAAACGAAGAAGTTGTTAAAATAGCTAAAGAGCATCAGATTACAAGAGCTGCCGCTGCCATGAGATATGCTGCACAGAATGACTTTGAAGGTATTGTAGTTTCAGGTAATGCTCCGACTGCTGTTTTTGAAGCTATGGATTTATACCAGAAAGGTGAAATGAATCTTAAAGCTATTGTAGGAGTTCCTGTTGGTTTTGTAGGAGCCGCTGATTCTAAAGAGGCACTGCATAATTCAAATATTCCAAATATTATTGTTGAGGGACCAAAAGGCGGAACACCAATTGCTGTAGCTTGTGTAAATTCCTTAATTCAACATTTGTAG
- a CDS encoding Ig-like domain-containing protein: MNKNILIALIIIVLIILGGLMVFSHNNVKSDTQIKFLGNNTIKSGDSVNFELTDAQGKALSGKDVSIKFESPHGTEKYTIKTDSQGRGSLVVKNETAGQYNITVSFNGDDKYNSCSADKTINLIEGTSQNANNTASYQNSGSNTASDSSSSASSSSSSSGLSYDSELNVNYDSDGVIVGGQNDGLSYDYIKNNQPNVVDGNLE, encoded by the coding sequence ATGAATAAGAATATTCTCATAGCACTTATAATTATTGTTTTAATTATACTTGGCGGATTAATGGTATTTTCCCATAATAATGTCAAATCTGATACTCAAATTAAGTTTTTAGGAAATAATACCATAAAAAGTGGAGATTCAGTGAATTTTGAACTTACAGATGCACAAGGCAAAGCGTTATCAGGTAAAGATGTCAGCATCAAATTTGAAAGTCCTCACGGAACCGAAAAATACACAATTAAAACAGACAGTCAAGGAAGAGGCAGTTTGGTTGTGAAAAATGAAACTGCAGGCCAATACAACATAACTGTAAGTTTTAACGGGGACGACAAATATAACAGCTGTTCAGCTGACAAAACAATTAACCTTATTGAGGGCACATCACAAAACGCTAATAATACTGCCAGTTATCAAAATTCAGGCTCCAATACAGCAAGTGATTCATCATCATCCGCATCCTCATCTTCATCTTCTTCAGGTTTAAGTTATGACAGCGAATTAAATGTCAATTACGATTCGGATGGAGTAATAGTTGGCGGACAAAATGACGGTTTGAGTTACGATTACATTAAAAATAACCAGCCAAATGTAGTTGACGGCAATTTAGAATGA
- the hemL gene encoding glutamate-1-semialdehyde 2,1-aminomutase, whose translation MYSEELFNESRKYFPGGVNSPVRAFKPYPFFVKSAGGSKLTDVDGKTYIDHCLAYGPLILGHADPKVVREVSNQLTIGTAYGTPTENEITLAKEVVDRIPSAEMVRFANSGTEATMSAIRLARGFTGRDKIVKFEGAYHGAHDYVLVKGGSGAATLPDSPGIPEDTTKNTLSVPFNDEEALTELIEKEGENIACIIMEVVMGNVGCIEPKPGFLDFIRKITEENGIVLIFDEVITGFRASRGGAQEYYGVTPDLTTLGKIVGGGLPMGAFCGKAEIMELIAPQGPVYQAGTFSGNPVSVQAGISTLTQLDDAFYKELERKGNYLRGNIKSIIEDEEYNIQPVGLASMFQIYFNPAPVYNYADAQESDRKKFLRYFKALLKEGVFIPPSQFECNFISNAHTMEDLQKTSDAIEIALEMAFKKSRR comes from the coding sequence ATGTATTCCGAAGAATTGTTTAATGAATCCAGAAAGTATTTCCCGGGAGGAGTAAATTCTCCAGTCCGTGCTTTTAAGCCTTATCCGTTTTTCGTTAAAAGTGCTGGAGGATCTAAACTCACTGATGTGGATGGAAAAACTTATATTGACCACTGTTTAGCTTATGGTCCTTTAATTTTAGGTCATGCAGACCCTAAAGTTGTAAGAGAAGTTTCCAATCAATTGACTATTGGAACTGCATACGGTACTCCTACTGAAAATGAAATAACTCTTGCAAAAGAGGTAGTTGACAGAATTCCTTCTGCTGAAATGGTAAGATTTGCAAATAGTGGAACTGAAGCTACCATGAGTGCAATCAGGCTTGCAAGAGGTTTTACAGGCAGGGATAAAATTGTCAAGTTTGAAGGAGCTTATCACGGAGCTCATGATTATGTGCTTGTGAAAGGCGGTTCCGGAGCAGCTACACTTCCTGACTCTCCCGGAATTCCTGAAGACACTACAAAAAATACTTTATCCGTTCCGTTCAATGATGAAGAAGCTTTAACAGAGTTAATTGAAAAAGAAGGTGAAAACATTGCTTGTATAATCATGGAGGTTGTAATGGGCAATGTTGGTTGTATTGAACCAAAACCTGGATTTTTAGATTTCATTAGAAAAATAACTGAAGAAAATGGAATTGTATTAATATTTGATGAAGTAATCACAGGTTTTAGAGCATCACGCGGTGGGGCTCAGGAGTATTATGGTGTCACTCCCGATTTAACAACTCTCGGTAAGATTGTTGGAGGAGGGCTTCCGATGGGTGCCTTTTGTGGTAAGGCGGAAATTATGGAACTGATTGCACCTCAAGGTCCGGTGTATCAGGCAGGTACATTTTCAGGTAATCCTGTATCTGTACAGGCAGGTATTTCCACATTAACACAACTCGATGATGCATTTTACAAAGAGCTTGAGCGAAAAGGTAATTACCTGAGAGGAAATATCAAATCCATAATCGAAGATGAAGAATACAACATTCAACCTGTCGGTCTTGCATCTATGTTTCAAATTTATTTCAATCCTGCACCTGTATATAATTATGCTGATGCTCAGGAATCAGACAGAAAGAAATTCCTGAGATACTTCAAGGCATTGTTAAAAGAAGGTGTATTCATTCCACCATCTCAATTTGAATGTAATTTTATTTCAAATGCTCATACAATGGAGGATTTACAGAAAACCTCAGATGCAATTGAAATTGCTTTAGAGATGGCATTTAAAAAATCAAGAAGGTAA